A stretch of the Streptosporangium sp. NBC_01755 genome encodes the following:
- a CDS encoding sensor histidine kinase, translating to MGETNRLVYWVKRLSEIALIGWLLLLLLIDLVVVTSEPNGAAWPSLVCGMVGIAAVLWRRSRRVNGFVALLAVSFLSSLAIGIAEADGSPGLAEIGALLVLTVGGLRAIEPVRQAALFSLAAMVVLETSCVRLNETTASVVSGFLLFVSWSFAAGIGAYFRFQQERRREAVEAVRRAERLELARELHDLVAHHITGIVVQAQAAKVVAEQKPEAVVPALEAIAGAGADALTSMRRLVGVLRAQDEAARSPGSTLMEMRTMVERFSTAGPQVAFDIGQGITDGTVAPEVMTTLHRVLQESLTNVRRHAPGTGWVEAELRLTDGSDLRAWAGSGRARNGQEQRSRRAASAAEAWSDGDAVRLRVRNYGSASDIRVSRLGGGFGLVGMAERVEALGGRLMAGPTHSGAWEVVAEFPL from the coding sequence GTGGGGGAAACGAATCGGCTCGTCTACTGGGTCAAAAGGCTCAGCGAGATCGCGTTGATCGGCTGGCTCCTCCTGCTCCTGCTGATCGACCTCGTGGTGGTGACGAGCGAGCCCAACGGGGCGGCGTGGCCGAGTCTCGTGTGCGGCATGGTGGGCATCGCGGCGGTGCTGTGGCGCCGCAGCCGACGGGTCAACGGATTCGTCGCCCTGCTGGCGGTGTCGTTCCTGTCCAGCCTGGCCATCGGGATCGCCGAGGCCGACGGCAGTCCTGGGCTGGCCGAGATCGGGGCGCTGCTGGTCCTCACCGTCGGCGGGCTGCGCGCGATCGAGCCGGTGCGGCAGGCCGCGCTGTTCTCGCTGGCCGCGATGGTCGTACTGGAGACCTCCTGCGTGCGCCTGAACGAGACGACCGCCAGCGTGGTCTCCGGCTTCCTGCTCTTCGTGAGCTGGTCGTTCGCCGCGGGTATCGGCGCCTATTTCCGCTTCCAGCAGGAGCGCCGCAGGGAGGCCGTCGAGGCGGTGCGGCGGGCCGAGCGCCTGGAGTTGGCCAGGGAGCTGCACGATCTGGTCGCCCACCACATCACCGGGATCGTGGTACAGGCACAGGCCGCCAAGGTCGTCGCCGAGCAGAAGCCGGAGGCCGTGGTACCGGCCCTGGAGGCGATCGCCGGCGCCGGCGCCGACGCGCTGACCTCGATGCGCCGCCTGGTCGGTGTGCTCCGCGCGCAGGACGAGGCCGCCCGCTCACCGGGCAGCACGCTCATGGAGATGCGCACGATGGTCGAGCGCTTCTCCACCGCCGGCCCCCAGGTCGCCTTCGACATCGGTCAGGGCATCACCGACGGCACCGTGGCCCCCGAGGTGATGACCACCCTCCACCGGGTCCTCCAGGAGTCGCTGACCAACGTTCGCCGGCATGCCCCGGGCACCGGCTGGGTGGAGGCGGAGCTGAGGCTGACCGACGGCTCCGACCTGCGCGCCTGGGCCGGGAGCGGGCGTGCGAGGAACGGCCAGGAGCAGCGGAGCCGGCGTGCCGCCTCCGCCGCGGAGGCCTGGTCCGACGGGGACGCCGTGCGGCTGCGGGTGCGCAACTACGGCTCGGCGTCCGACATCAGGGTCTCCCGCCTCGGTGGCGGCTTCGGCCTGGTGGGCATGGCCGAGCGCGTCGAGGCGCTCGGCGGCAGGCTCATGGCCGGGCCCACCCACTCCGGTGCCTGGGAGGTGGTGGCCGAGTTTCCTCTCTGA
- a CDS encoding DUF6292 family protein, translating into MAVKHVEPYTEEWRDQPAHYVSLAVEALGDQVESWWQGPCDPRTVTVRLTGGDALVWDEESGWRRGRYASGDPGTPTVLADDRYLGGGLLLAPRRLPSAVADARAGVGNSTAWRPCYRSYRHYHDGFDLALDGYIG; encoded by the coding sequence GTGGCTGTCAAACACGTTGAGCCGTACACCGAGGAGTGGCGGGACCAGCCGGCCCACTATGTCAGCCTCGCCGTCGAGGCACTGGGTGACCAGGTCGAGAGCTGGTGGCAGGGTCCCTGCGACCCGCGCACCGTCACCGTCCGCCTGACCGGGGGCGACGCGCTGGTCTGGGACGAGGAGAGCGGCTGGCGCCGTGGCCGCTATGCGAGCGGCGACCCGGGCACCCCCACCGTCCTCGCCGACGATCGCTATCTCGGCGGCGGCCTCCTGCTCGCTCCCCGCCGGCTCCCCTCCGCTGTTGCCGACGCCCGCGCGGGCGTCGGCAACAGCACGGCGTGGCGCCCCTGCTACCGCTCCTACCGCCACTACCACGACGGCTTCGACCTGGCACTCGACGGCTACATCGGCTAG
- a CDS encoding cystathionine gamma-synthase, protein MNQGFETLAIHAGQEPDPYTGAVVPPIYAVSTYKQDGVGGLRAGYEYSRSANPTRTALEEAMAAVEGGSRGLAFASGLAAEDTALRTICKPGDHVIIPNDAYGGTYRLFAKVHERWGLHYDPVPLGDLAAVAAAVTQKTRIIWVETPTNPLLGIADIAALAQLARECGALLVVDNTFASPYLQQPLALGADVVVHSTTKYVGGHSDVVGGALVARDAGLGEELAYHQNAMGAVAGPFDAWLTLRGLKTLGVRMDRHCENAERVVELLLAHPRVTSVLYPGLADHPGHEVAAKQMRRFGGMVSFRTAGGEAEAVEVCDRTRLFTLGESLGGVESLIEHPGRMTHASVVGSPLEVPGDLVRLSVGIESIDDLLADLTQALG, encoded by the coding sequence ATGAACCAAGGATTCGAGACGCTGGCCATCCACGCAGGTCAGGAACCCGACCCCTACACCGGGGCCGTGGTGCCGCCGATCTACGCGGTTTCCACCTACAAGCAGGACGGCGTGGGCGGGTTGCGCGCCGGATATGAGTACAGCCGGTCGGCCAACCCGACCAGGACGGCGCTGGAAGAGGCCATGGCCGCGGTCGAGGGCGGCAGCCGAGGTCTGGCCTTCGCCTCGGGCCTGGCGGCCGAGGACACGGCGCTTCGCACGATCTGCAAGCCGGGCGACCACGTCATCATCCCGAACGACGCCTACGGGGGCACCTACCGCCTGTTCGCCAAGGTTCACGAGCGCTGGGGGCTGCACTACGACCCGGTGCCGCTGGGCGACCTGGCGGCGGTGGCGGCCGCGGTGACCCAGAAGACCAGGATCATCTGGGTGGAGACGCCCACCAACCCGCTGCTCGGCATCGCGGACATCGCGGCCCTGGCCCAGCTCGCACGCGAGTGCGGTGCGTTGCTGGTGGTGGACAACACCTTCGCCTCCCCGTACCTGCAGCAGCCGCTGGCGTTGGGGGCGGACGTCGTCGTGCACTCCACCACCAAGTACGTGGGCGGTCACTCCGACGTGGTCGGTGGCGCGCTCGTCGCACGCGACGCCGGGCTGGGCGAGGAGCTCGCATACCACCAGAACGCGATGGGCGCGGTGGCCGGGCCGTTCGACGCCTGGCTGACGCTGCGCGGCCTCAAGACGCTCGGGGTGCGGATGGACCGTCACTGCGAGAACGCCGAGCGGGTGGTGGAGCTGCTGCTCGCCCATCCGCGGGTGACCTCGGTGCTCTACCCGGGCCTGGCCGATCATCCCGGTCACGAGGTGGCGGCCAAGCAGATGAGGCGCTTCGGCGGCATGGTCTCCTTCCGGACGGCCGGGGGGGAGGCCGAGGCGGTCGAGGTGTGTGACCGGACCAGGCTGTTCACCCTGGGCGAGTCGCTCGGTGGTGTGGAGTCGCTGATCGAGCACCCCGGCCGGATGACCCACGCCTCCGTGGTGGGCTCGCCACTGGAGGTCCCCGGCGACCTGGTCCGCCTGTCGGTCGGCATCGAGTCGATCGACGACCTCCTCGCCGACCTCACCCAGGCACTGGGGTAG
- a CDS encoding cystathionine beta-synthase — protein MRVHDSLVELMGNTPLVRLWKVTEGISAQVLAKVEYFNPGGSVKDRIAVPMIDAAEKSGELRPGGTIVEPTSGNTGIGLAIVAQQRGYRCLFVVPDKVAQDKIAVLRAYGAEVVVCPTAVSPDHPDSYYSVSDRLAKETPNAWKPDQYSNPNNPESHYRSTGPEIWEQTEGRITHFVAGVGTGGTISGTGRYLKEVSGGRVKIIGADPEGSVYSGGTGRPYLVEGVGEDIWPATYDTTICDEIIAVSDKDSFGMTRRLAREEALLVGGSCGMATVAALRVAGQAGPDDVVVVLLPDGGRGYLSKIFNDEWMADYGFLTTYSDEGLVKDVLTRKSSGMPEFVHTHPHESVDTAISIMREYGVSQLPVMKEEPPVMAAEVVGSILERDLLDALYHGRVRPTDPLAAHMSQPLPTIGAGEPVSIAVEALEKADAAVVLDNGKPVGLLTRQDLLVFLANR, from the coding sequence GTGCGCGTACATGACTCGCTCGTCGAACTGATGGGCAATACCCCTCTCGTCCGGCTGTGGAAGGTGACGGAGGGCATCTCCGCCCAGGTGCTGGCGAAGGTGGAGTACTTCAATCCCGGTGGTTCGGTGAAGGACCGCATCGCGGTGCCGATGATCGACGCCGCCGAGAAGTCGGGCGAGCTGCGGCCGGGGGGCACGATCGTGGAGCCCACCTCGGGCAACACGGGGATCGGCCTGGCCATCGTGGCACAGCAACGGGGATACCGGTGCCTGTTCGTGGTGCCGGACAAGGTGGCCCAGGATAAGATCGCGGTGCTGCGTGCCTACGGCGCGGAGGTCGTGGTCTGCCCGACGGCGGTCTCTCCCGACCACCCCGACTCCTACTACTCCGTCTCCGACCGGCTGGCCAAGGAGACGCCGAATGCCTGGAAGCCGGACCAGTACTCCAATCCGAACAACCCTGAGAGCCACTACCGCTCCACGGGGCCGGAGATCTGGGAGCAGACCGAGGGTCGGATCACCCACTTCGTGGCGGGCGTCGGCACCGGTGGCACGATCAGCGGCACCGGCCGCTACCTCAAGGAGGTCTCCGGCGGCCGAGTCAAGATCATTGGTGCCGACCCGGAGGGCTCGGTCTACTCCGGCGGCACCGGGCGGCCGTACCTGGTGGAGGGCGTCGGCGAGGACATCTGGCCGGCCACCTACGACACCACGATCTGTGACGAGATCATCGCGGTCTCCGACAAGGACTCCTTTGGCATGACCCGCCGCCTGGCCCGTGAGGAGGCGCTCCTGGTAGGCGGCTCCTGCGGCATGGCGACGGTCGCGGCGCTGCGCGTGGCCGGGCAGGCCGGACCTGACGACGTGGTCGTGGTGCTGCTGCCCGACGGCGGCCGCGGCTACCTGTCGAAGATCTTCAACGACGAGTGGATGGCCGACTACGGCTTCCTGACCACCTACAGCGACGAGGGCCTGGTCAAGGACGTGCTGACCCGCAAGAGCTCAGGCATGCCGGAGTTCGTGCACACCCACCCGCACGAGTCGGTCGACACGGCCATCTCGATCATGCGCGAGTACGGAGTGTCGCAGCTTCCCGTGATGAAGGAGGAGCCGCCGGTCATGGCCGCCGAGGTGGTCGGCTCGATCCTGGAGCGTGACCTGCTGGACGCCCTCTACCACGGCCGGGTGCGGCCGACCGACCCGCTGGCGGCTCACATGTCGCAGCCGCTGCCGACGATCGGCGCGGGGGAGCCGGTCTCCATCGCCGTCGAGGCGCTGGAGAAGGCCGACGCCGCGGTCGTCCTCGACAACGGCAAGCCCGTCGGGCTGCTCACCCGCCAGGACCTGCTGGTCTTCCTCGCCAATCGCTGA
- a CDS encoding vWA domain-containing protein: MSYRYGEYRDGPDPLAPPYDVRSALDRMGDAILSGSNPAHALRDLLKEGLPGAQDRRGLDDLLREVRRRRRELRERGRLDGTLERARALLDKAIDQERAELFPDPSDEARLREAELAGLPDDTASAIRELGDYQWRSAAAGQTFEELRDLLRGEVLDSRFRGMRQALADPDPAAMERVREMMSDLNDMLGRDARGEHTQADFDQFMSKYGDMFPESPRNLEELVDTLARRAAATQRLLASLTPAQREELGRLIEQTLAQAGLDEQMRRLGESLYARRPDLAWNTPERLSGDEPLGMSDAVSALDELADLTQLEAALRQDYPGARMDDIDEAAIRRALGRAAVDDLQALRQIERELEQQGYLLRRRGKLELTPKAVRRLGETALRRVFASLESGRRGDHDQVDAGSAGELTGSSRPWRFGDEQPIDVVRTVINGVRRGGSTGAVTLSVDDFEVAETERRTAAAVCLLVDLSYSMALRGTWAAAKQTAMALQALVASKFPQDSVQIIGFSNYARVLQPDELAGLEWDMVQGTNLHHALLIAGRHLDRHPDFEPVVLVVTDGEPTAHLRRNGSAAFEWPPTQETLELTLAEVDKMTRRRATLNVFMLADDERLKDFVNEVGRRNGGRVFSPGADRLGEYVVSDFLRVRRTR; the protein is encoded by the coding sequence ATGAGCTATCGCTATGGCGAATATCGGGACGGGCCTGACCCGCTCGCCCCTCCGTACGACGTCCGTTCGGCGCTGGACCGGATGGGCGACGCGATCCTGTCCGGTTCCAACCCCGCCCACGCCCTGCGCGACCTGCTCAAGGAGGGCCTGCCGGGCGCGCAGGATCGGCGTGGGCTTGACGATCTGCTCCGCGAGGTGCGGCGGCGGCGCCGGGAGCTACGCGAGCGCGGGCGCCTGGACGGCACGCTGGAGCGGGCCAGGGCGCTACTGGACAAGGCGATCGACCAGGAGCGGGCCGAGCTGTTCCCCGACCCCTCGGACGAGGCCAGGCTGCGTGAGGCGGAGCTGGCCGGTCTTCCTGACGACACGGCGAGCGCCATCCGGGAGCTGGGTGACTACCAATGGCGCTCGGCCGCCGCCGGGCAGACCTTCGAGGAGCTGCGTGACCTGCTGCGCGGGGAGGTGCTCGACAGCCGGTTCCGCGGCATGCGGCAGGCTCTGGCCGATCCCGACCCCGCCGCCATGGAGCGGGTCAGGGAGATGATGTCCGACCTGAACGACATGCTCGGCCGGGATGCCCGCGGTGAGCACACTCAGGCAGATTTCGACCAGTTCATGTCGAAATATGGGGACATGTTCCCGGAATCACCACGGAACCTGGAAGAGCTGGTCGACACCCTCGCCCGGCGGGCCGCGGCCACCCAGCGCCTGCTGGCCTCCCTGACCCCGGCCCAGCGCGAGGAGCTTGGCCGGCTGATCGAGCAGACACTCGCCCAGGCCGGGCTGGACGAGCAGATGCGCCGCCTGGGCGAATCCCTGTACGCCCGCCGCCCCGACCTCGCCTGGAACACCCCCGAGCGGCTGAGCGGCGACGAGCCGTTGGGGATGTCCGACGCGGTGAGCGCGCTGGACGAGCTCGCCGACCTGACCCAGCTGGAGGCCGCGCTCCGCCAGGACTACCCCGGTGCCCGGATGGACGACATCGACGAGGCCGCGATCCGGCGAGCCCTCGGCCGGGCGGCCGTCGACGACCTGCAGGCGCTCAGGCAGATCGAGCGCGAACTGGAGCAGCAGGGCTACCTGCTGCGCCGGCGCGGCAAGCTGGAGCTCACCCCGAAGGCCGTCAGGCGCCTGGGCGAGACCGCGCTGCGCCGCGTCTTCGCCTCCCTGGAGAGCGGGCGCCGCGGCGACCACGACCAGGTGGACGCGGGCTCGGCCGGTGAGCTCACCGGCTCCTCACGGCCCTGGCGGTTCGGCGACGAGCAGCCGATCGACGTGGTCCGCACGGTGATCAACGGCGTCCGGCGCGGCGGAAGCACCGGCGCGGTGACCCTGTCCGTCGACGACTTCGAGGTGGCCGAGACCGAGCGACGCACGGCGGCGGCGGTGTGCCTGCTGGTCGACCTGTCCTACTCGATGGCGCTGCGCGGCACCTGGGCAGCCGCCAAGCAGACGGCGATGGCGCTGCAGGCGCTGGTGGCCTCGAAGTTCCCCCAGGACTCGGTGCAGATCATCGGCTTCTCCAACTACGCCCGCGTGCTGCAGCCCGACGAACTGGCGGGCCTGGAGTGGGACATGGTCCAGGGGACGAACCTGCACCACGCCCTGCTGATCGCCGGACGTCACCTGGACCGCCACCCCGACTTCGAGCCGGTCGTGCTCGTGGTCACCGACGGTGAGCCCACCGCCCACCTGCGGCGCAACGGCTCGGCGGCCTTCGAGTGGCCGCCCACCCAGGAGACGCTGGAGCTGACGCTCGCCGAGGTCGACAAGATGACCCGGCGCAGGGCGACGCTCAATGTCTTCATGCTCGCCGATGACGAGCGTCTGAAGGATTTCGTGAACGAGGTCGGGCGGCGCAACGGCGGCCGGGTCTTCTCTCCCGGCGCCGACCGCCTGGGAGAGTACGTCGTCAGTGACTTCCTGCGGGTCCGCCGCACGCGCTGA